DNA from Macrobrachium nipponense isolate FS-2020 chromosome 29, ASM1510439v2, whole genome shotgun sequence:
tttcttctttttcggcTCCCTCACCCTCCagcctgcttcttcttcttcttcttcttcttcttcttcttcttattcatcttcttcttcttctttttcgtctctcaccctcagccactgcttcttcttcttcttcttcttcttcttattcttcttcttcttctttttcgtctctcaccctcagccactgcttcttcttcttcttcttcttcttattcttcttcttcccctttttcGTTCTTCTTCACCCCTTCAGCCACTGCTTCgcttcttcttgcttcttcttcttcttcttcttttcttcttcttctttttccgttCTTCTTTCACCCTTTttcagccactgcttcttcttcttctccttcttcttcttccttcttctttttcgttcTCACCCTCAGTCCCCCActgcttcttctttcttcttcttgcttcttcttcttcttcttcttctttttcttcttttttcgtcttcttcACCCATCAGCcactgccttcttcttcttcttcttcttttcttcttcttcttgtttttcgtCTTCTTCACCCTTCAGCACACtgcttcttcgttcttcttctcttattcttcttcttctttttcgttcttCTTCACCCTTTTCAGCCACtggcttctttcttcttcttattcttcttcttctttttcgtctctcaccctcagccactgcttcttcttcttcttcttcttcttcttcttcttcttcttcttcctttttcttcttttttcgtctctcaccctcaccactgcttcttcttccttccttttcttcttcttcttcttcttcttcgctttttTCGTCTCcctcaccctcagccactgcattcttcttcttcttcttcttcttcttctttttcgttctCTCCCCTTTTCAGCCattttttgcttcttcttcttcttcttttttcttttttttcgtctctttatcctcatccacttgcttttcttccttcttcttctttcgttcttcttcttcttttcttattcttattcttcttccttttcgtCACTCTCACCCTttcagccactgcttcttcttcttcttctttttcgtctcttaccctcagccactgcttcttcttcttcttcttcttcttcttcttttttctttttttttcgtctctcaccctcagccactgcttcttcttcttcatcatcttcttcgttTTCGTCTCTCACCttcagccactgcttcttcttcttcttctctcaccctcagccacttcttcttgttcttgttcttcttcttcttctcttcgttcttcttcacttcttctttttcgtctctcaccctcagccactgcttcttcttcttcttcttctttttcgtctctcaccctcagccactgcttcttcttcttcttcttcttcttcttcttcttctttttcgtctctcaccctcagccactgcttcttcttcttcttcttcttcttcttcttctctttttcgtCTCTTCCCCTCAGTTCCACTGCTTCttcgttcttccttctttcttcttcttcttactcttttTCGTCTCTccctcagccactgcttcttcttcttcttcttcttcttcttcttcttcttcttctttcttcttcttctttttcgtctctcaccctcagccactgcttcttctcttcttcttcttctcttcttcttcttcttatttttcgtctctcaccctcagccactgcttcttcttcttttttgttttttggttcaaggaatttttttttttcttcttcttcttcttcttcttcttgctttctttttttcgtctctcaccctcagccactgcttcttcttcttctcttctttattcttcttcgttttctctcaCTTTTCCCCAGCCacttgctcttcttcttcttcttcttatcttcttcttctttttctttttgtctctcaccctcaaaagccaactgcttcttcttcttcttcttcttctttcttcttcttcttttttttcgtctctcaccctcagccactgcttcttcttcttcttcttcttcttcttcttctttcttcttctttttcttccttccttcttttttcgTTCTTCTCACACCACCCTCGCCActtgcttcttctcttcttcttcttcttcttcttcttcttctttttcgtctctcaccctcagccactgcttcttcttcttcttcttcttattcttcttcttctttttcgtctctcaccctcagccactgcttctttctttcttcttcttttctttttcttctttcttctttaattcttcttcttcttcttcttctttttcgtctctccccctcagccactgcttcttcttcttcttcttcttcttcttctttttcgtctctcaccctcagccactgttttcttctatcttctctttaggttcttcttcttcttcttttttcgttctctaccctcagccactgcttcttcttcttcttctcttctttcttaggACAGGGGGGGCTCTCACCCtcagctgcttcttcttcttcttctttcttctctctctcaccctcgcCACTGCTTCTTCCCTTCCAcggcttcttctttcttcttcttcttcttctttttcttcttcttacttcttcttagccactgcttccttcttcttcttcttccttatttcttcttcttctttttcgtctctttTTCCACAGCcactgccttcttcttcttcttcttcttcttctatttcttcttttcctacacattcttcttcttcttcttttttccttcttctcacCTCAGCACctgcttcttctttcttcttcttcttcttcttttccttcttcttctttttcgttcttATCACCCTCagcactgcttcttcttcttcttcttcttgtcttattctttttcttcttctttttcccctgCTCTTCACTTTTTTCACCCActtgcttccttcttcttctttcttcttattattcttcttcttctttttcgtctctcaccctcagccactgcttcttcttcttcttcttcttcttatttaatttttcttttctttttcgtctctcaccctcagccactgcttcttttcttcttcttatttcttgcttccttctcctcttttcttcttctcccccAGCCActgctcttctctttttttttttttcgtcttcttattaatttcttctctttttcgtctctcaccctcaaccactgctttcttcttcctccttcttcttcttattcttcttcttttcgtttcttcaccctcagccactgcttttttcttttcttcttcttcttcttcattcttcttcttcttcctttttcgtctctcaccctcagcactgccttccttcttcttcttcttatcttcttcttcttttcgtctcTCACCTCAGCCACTggattttttattcttcttttatttttctttcttcttcttcttcttttttcgtctTCTCTCTCCACCACTCAGCCACTGcttattattcttcttccttcttttttatctttttcttttttggcgtCTCTCACCTCAGCcaacttcctttttcttttctccgttttttcttcttcttcattattctcttcttttgctattatcttttcttttttttcgtattattacctcagccactgcttctcttctctacatttctttctttgcttcttctttttcttcttcgattttcgtctctcaccctcagccaaaactgcttcttcttccttcttcttcttattcttctttattattcttcttcttaattcttcttcttcttcctttcttcgttCTTCCTTTCACCCAGCCACTCATTCCTTCCTTATTCTATTCTTATTTCTCTCTGCCCTTTTCCGTCTCTCACCAATTAGACCAACGCTtattccttcttattcttctaGCTTCTTATTCTTTTTGCGTTCTCTTCACCCTTTTTCaggcacgcttcttcttcttttcttcttcttctttcttatttttctttttttcgtcctTATCCCTTCAGcaccactgcttcttcttcttctgcttctttagtctttcctcttctttttctcttcgtttTCGTTATCTTCACCCCAGCCACTTGcttccttctttttccttcctctaattcttcttaattcttcttctcttcttcttcccttaaCTTTCGTCTTACACATCAGccactgtcttcttcttctttcttcttattcttcttcttcttctttttcgttcttcttcacctttttcagcccactgcttcttcttcttctttcttcttccttcttcacgTCTCTCAAACCCTCAGCAACtgctctttctttccttcttcttcttccttcttcttcttacttcttcgtTTTTCTTCTCACCCTTCAGCCactgcttctttcttcttcttcttctttttcttctttctttctttttcggtCTCCCTCACCCAGCCACTGCTTCCTCTGTCTTCTTTCTTctattcttctcttctttttttcgttCTTCTTCACCCTTCATTTGCCACttacttcttcttttctttcttcttcttttttcctttttcgtctctcaccctcagccactggcttcttctttcttcttcttcttcttcttcttcttcttcttcttcttcttcttttttgttcttcttcACCCCTTCAGccacttgcttcttcttcttcttcttcttttattcttctttcttctttttcgtcctctcaccctcagccactgcttcctcttcttcttcttccttattcttctttttcttctttttcgtcttcttcacCCTTCAGccacttgcttcttcttcttactttcttcttcttcttctttttcgtttctTCTTTTTTCACACCCAGCCACTGCTTTCTTCTTCGGTTATTTCTTCttgtcttcttctcttcttcttttcgtctCCTCACCCTCaagccactgcttcttcttcttcttcttcttattcttcttcctttctttttcgttcttcttcaccttcaggccactgcttcttcttcttcttcttcttctcttcttcttcttcttctcttttcgttCTTCTTCACCCTTTTTCAGCcatgcttcttcttctcttcttcttcttcttatttcactcTTACTTTCTTTTTCGTTTCTCCTCACCCgcagccactgcttcttcttctggcttcttattcttctttttcttctttttcgtttttcttcttcaCCCTTCAGccactgctttttcttcttcttcttcttctttcttattctttttcttcctgttTCGTTCTTCACCCTTTTTCAGCcactgcttctcttcttcttcttcgcttatttcttcttcttttttcgtctctcaaccctcagccactgcttcacttccttctttcttcttcttattcttccttcttttttcgttctcctcaccctcagccactgctttcctcttctttttcttcttttctttcgttCTTCTTCACCCTTCAGCCActgcttcttttcttcttttcttcttcttcttcgttctttttcgtctctcaccctcagccacgcgtcctcttcttcttcttcttcttcttcttctttttcgtcctcCATCCTCCAtcacttgcttcttcttcttattttttcttctcctcttcttctttttcgttcttCTTCACCTCAGCCAAtgcttcttgcttcttcttcttcttcttcttcttcttctttttcctttttttttcgttctttatctcagccactgcttcttctcttctcttctcttctttttcgtcttctttttcttctgcgtTTCGTCTCTCCACGCCTCAGCCACTGCTTCTCTTGTCTTCTCTTTTACcggaggattcttcttcttcttcttcttcttttccttttcgtcTCTCACCCTTCAGCCCCCACCtgcttttccctctttcttcttctttcttattcttcttcttcttttcttcgttCTTCTCACCCTTTtagccactgcttcttcttcttattcttcttattcttctttcttcttggGGGGAGGgctctcaccctcagccactgcttcttcttctctcttcttcttcttcttcttctttttttaccagGTTTTTTTCGTCTCTTATTCCTTCAGCCACTTGCGGCTCATATTCTAAAATtaacaattcttcttcttctttttcttcttctttttctttttcttcgtttttttcgtCTCGTCACTCCCTTCAGCCACtgcttccctcttcttcttcttcttcttcttcttcttcttcttcttcttcttcttcctttcgttCTTCTTCACCCTTCAGCcctgcttcctcttcttcttcttctttattctcttcttctttttcgttcttCTTCAGACACCCGCAGCCACTGCTTCTTccgttcttattcttcttattcttcttcttcttctttttccgtctctcacccctcagccaaactgcttcttcttcttcttcttcttctcttcttcttctccttcttcttcttctctttttcgtctctcaccctcagccactgcttcttcttcttcttcttcttctcttcttcttcttattcattcttcttcttctttctttttcgtcctctcaccctcagccactgctttctcgttcttcttcttcttcttcttatcttcttcttcttcttttttcgtttcttcttcaccttcagcacttgcttcttcttcttacttcttcttattccttccttcttcttttttccttcccttcttcaccccccacccacctttttggccctttttcttccttcttattccttttctttttgttattcttccttccttcccttttttcgtctctcaccctcagcctAACTGGCTTCctaccttctttttctttttttcttctctttcccttccttccttctt
Protein-coding regions in this window:
- the LOC135206013 gene encoding uncharacterized protein LOC135206013, with the protein product MEDEKEEEEEEEEEDAWLRVRDEKERRRRRKEEKKQWLKGRKRIRKKKKKKKKQWLKGEEEKRKRRKRRIRSQKKKQWLRVRRNEKESKSEIRRRRREEEAWLKKGEEERKEKKKKKRRRRRRRSSGLKVKKNEKERKKNKKKKKKKQWLEETKKKKKNNKKKEEEGSKWVKKVKSRGKRRRKRIRQEEEEEEAVLRVIRTKKKKKEKKKKKKKEEAGAEVRRRKKEEEEECVGKEEIEEEEEEEEGSGCGKRDEKEEEEIRKKKKKEAVAKKK